The following proteins come from a genomic window of Geomonas sp. RF6:
- a CDS encoding MucR family transcriptional regulator, which translates to MSTLVEVAAQVVSAHASNSAMTTDELVAEIGRVYAALRNLESANLSDDPAERRTALTVKEAFRKHEIVCLECGKGGFKTLSRHLQTTHKMKPKEYRKKHGIDSKQSLAAKSFSDARRQMAAEKGLADNLAKAREIRAAKLKARKAPLQPKQKVVKARVDQTATSLLATGTE; encoded by the coding sequence ATGTCGACGCTCGTTGAAGTGGCAGCGCAAGTAGTTTCTGCTCATGCGTCAAATTCGGCTATGACCACCGATGAACTCGTCGCTGAAATTGGAAGGGTATATGCTGCCCTTAGAAATCTTGAATCCGCCAACCTGTCTGATGATCCTGCAGAAAGGAGGACCGCGCTCACTGTCAAAGAGGCATTCCGGAAGCACGAAATCGTCTGTCTCGAGTGCGGCAAAGGTGGCTTCAAGACACTGTCGAGACATCTGCAGACCACCCACAAGATGAAACCGAAGGAGTACCGCAAGAAGCACGGCATCGATTCCAAGCAGTCGCTGGCAGCGAAGAGCTTCTCTGATGCGCGTCGTCAGATGGCGGCTGAGAAGGGGCTGGCCGATAATCTGGCGAAGGCCAGGGAAATCAGGGCAGCAAAGCTGAAAGCAAGGAAGGCGCCTCTGCAGCCGAAGCAGAAGGTGGTGAAAGCCAGAGTCGACCAGACGGCGACCTCGCTTCTTGCGACCGGAACGGAGTAG
- a CDS encoding PilZ domain-containing protein, whose amino-acid sequence METARKLLHFVKPDSNLPFRQDNEKQINRQRLINRLNYVNFQDGTVLVNFKHKRYFQNVTLEAKPQPCEDDTLHCYWVDTEDIEKKLKSSNFENLFIVDGHKLVVIEPTVVKVDATGITVRLPETGRELSYRKMRRHQCSGISVQLSQNSAVFTGTLADFNAVHFRVDLQAKPPQTFQWIDHESPVVVSFSDGKETYYSAICHIVKQSHGARERSFVLEPDGQHKPRFRTKAYRSTRQQLLPSPNVVFDHPLTDKIVDLKIVDISGTGFSVEESVENSVLVPGLVVPEAELNFGNSFATRCRVQVVFRKVIEEEDVVRCGLAILDMDVQDHVNLLSLLYQVHERNSYLNNRVDMDKLWQFFFETGFIYPKKYAFIKANKAKFRSLYEKLYTASPRIARHFIYQDKGSILGHMAMVRFYENAWLIHHHAASKVESNRAGLVVLNQIGRFINDSHRLHSIHLDYVFCYYRPDNKFPHRVFGGVARHLKDPQASSLDPMAYLHVQRDENAAPAEESEEWQLTPATHEDLRELSRFYENHSGGLMIDALDLHPNDSADEDIAREYAAIDFKRERHLLSLRKKGGHLLAVVTVVLSDVGLNMSDLTNCIKVFVLDQEELSKELLQPVLKQLVHKFEQEEMPVLLYPAAYADAQEIEYEKTYNLWVLSMNHTDEYFSYLDRLIKTVKH is encoded by the coding sequence ATGGAAACGGCCAGAAAGCTATTACATTTTGTAAAGCCTGATTCAAACCTTCCTTTCCGCCAGGACAACGAGAAGCAAATCAACAGGCAACGCCTGATTAACCGTCTGAACTATGTTAACTTTCAGGACGGCACAGTTCTCGTCAACTTCAAACACAAGAGATACTTTCAAAATGTAACGCTCGAAGCAAAGCCGCAGCCCTGTGAAGATGACACCCTGCACTGTTACTGGGTTGATACAGAAGACATAGAGAAAAAACTTAAATCAAGCAACTTCGAAAATCTCTTCATTGTAGACGGCCACAAGCTGGTAGTTATCGAGCCGACGGTCGTCAAGGTCGACGCAACCGGTATCACAGTACGACTCCCGGAGACGGGGCGGGAGCTGAGCTACCGCAAGATGAGAAGGCACCAGTGCAGCGGTATTTCGGTGCAGCTCTCCCAGAACAGCGCCGTCTTTACGGGAACCCTCGCCGACTTCAACGCCGTCCACTTCCGCGTCGACCTGCAGGCCAAGCCCCCCCAGACATTCCAGTGGATCGACCACGAGTCCCCGGTGGTGGTCTCATTTTCCGACGGGAAGGAAACGTACTACTCAGCAATCTGCCACATCGTGAAGCAGTCGCACGGGGCGCGTGAGCGCAGCTTCGTGCTTGAGCCGGACGGGCAGCACAAGCCGCGGTTCCGCACCAAGGCCTACCGCTCGACGCGCCAGCAGCTCCTCCCCTCCCCCAACGTCGTCTTCGATCATCCCCTCACCGACAAGATCGTCGACCTGAAGATCGTCGATATCTCCGGCACCGGCTTCTCCGTCGAGGAGAGCGTGGAGAACTCCGTGCTCGTCCCGGGGCTCGTGGTGCCGGAGGCGGAGCTCAACTTCGGGAACAGCTTCGCGACCCGCTGCAGGGTGCAGGTGGTGTTCAGGAAGGTCATCGAGGAAGAGGACGTGGTGCGCTGCGGCCTGGCCATTCTGGACATGGACGTACAGGATCACGTGAACCTCCTCTCCCTGCTGTACCAGGTGCACGAGCGGAACTCCTACCTGAACAACCGGGTGGACATGGACAAGCTGTGGCAGTTCTTCTTCGAGACCGGATTCATTTACCCCAAGAAATACGCCTTCATCAAGGCGAACAAGGCCAAATTCAGAAGCCTCTACGAGAAGCTCTACACGGCGAGCCCGCGTATCGCGCGTCACTTCATCTACCAGGACAAGGGATCGATTCTCGGCCACATGGCCATGGTGCGCTTCTACGAGAACGCCTGGCTCATTCACCACCACGCCGCGAGCAAGGTGGAGTCGAACCGCGCCGGGCTCGTGGTGCTGAACCAGATCGGCCGCTTCATAAACGATTCGCACAGGCTCCATTCGATCCACCTCGATTACGTCTTTTGCTACTACCGTCCGGACAACAAGTTCCCGCACCGCGTCTTCGGCGGCGTGGCGAGGCATCTGAAAGACCCGCAGGCGAGTTCCCTCGATCCGATGGCCTACCTCCATGTGCAGCGCGACGAGAATGCGGCGCCCGCCGAGGAGAGCGAGGAGTGGCAGCTTACTCCCGCCACCCACGAAGACCTGCGCGAGCTCTCCCGCTTCTACGAAAACCACTCCGGCGGACTGATGATCGACGCCCTCGACCTGCACCCCAATGATTCGGCGGACGAGGACATTGCCCGCGAGTACGCAGCGATCGACTTCAAGAGGGAGAGACACCTCCTGTCGCTGAGAAAAAAGGGGGGGCACCTCCTTGCGGTGGTGACGGTCGTTCTCTCGGACGTCGGCCTCAACATGTCGGATCTCACCAACTGTATAAAGGTCTTCGTGCTGGACCAGGAAGAGCTCTCCAAGGAGCTGCTGCAACCGGTGCTGAAGCAACTGGTGCACAAGTTCGAGCAGGAGGAGATGCCGGTCCTCCTCTACCCCGCCGCATACGCCGACGCCCAGGAGATCGAGTACGAAAAGACGTACAACCTCTGGGTGCTCAGCATGAACCACACGGACGAGTACTTCTCCTATCTGGACCGCCTGATCAAGACGGTGAAGCACTAG
- a CDS encoding ArsR/SmtB family transcription factor, which yields MNDLIEWRADILNALGQPTRLKIIECLRDGERSVCDISSAIGEEQYPVHRHLNLMLAAGILSRSREGLKIFYAIKHPEVLSIADLAAEMMLREAGLPLPWQEEH from the coding sequence ATGAACGACCTGATCGAGTGGCGGGCCGACATCCTGAACGCCCTGGGACAACCGACCCGCCTGAAGATCATCGAGTGCCTGCGTGACGGGGAACGGAGCGTCTGCGACATCTCCTCAGCGATCGGTGAGGAACAATACCCGGTGCACCGCCACCTGAACCTCATGCTTGCCGCCGGCATTCTGAGCCGCAGCCGCGAGGGGCTGAAGATTTTCTATGCCATCAAGCATCCTGAGGTCCTCTCTATCGCCGATCTCGCGGCAGAGATGATGCTGAGGGAAGCCGGGCTCCCCCTCCCTTGGCAGGAGGAGCACTGA
- a CDS encoding shikimate kinase produces MPHPDTNIILIGMPGSGKSTVGVVLAKRISRNFVDTDVVIQTAIGRTLQSVVDNEGYLELRKIEEKILVGLSCRGHVIATGGSAVYSDAAMTHLKRNGLAVFLDVRLATLKARVRDYTTRGLAKRPDQTIDDLFAERFALYTRYADLTVHCDALTHEEVCKQIEDLLAAPPSPLTRTM; encoded by the coding sequence ATGCCACACCCCGACACAAACATCATTCTCATCGGCATGCCCGGCTCGGGGAAGAGCACGGTCGGCGTCGTGCTGGCAAAGCGGATCTCCCGCAACTTCGTCGACACCGATGTCGTCATCCAGACCGCCATCGGGCGAACTCTGCAATCGGTCGTCGACAACGAGGGGTACCTCGAGCTGCGCAAGATCGAAGAGAAGATCCTGGTCGGCCTCTCCTGCCGCGGCCACGTCATCGCCACCGGAGGGAGCGCGGTGTACAGCGATGCCGCCATGACACATCTTAAACGGAACGGCCTGGCGGTCTTTCTCGACGTACGCCTGGCCACCCTGAAAGCGCGAGTCCGCGACTACACCACCAGAGGGCTCGCAAAACGCCCCGATCAGACCATCGACGACCTCTTTGCCGAGCGCTTCGCCCTCTACACCAGGTACGCAGACCTCACAGTCCACTGTGACGCCCTGACGCACGAGGAGGTGTGCAAGCAGATAGAAGATCTCCTCGCCGCCCCCCCCTCCCCCCTCACCCGGACAATGTAG
- a CDS encoding DUF2325 domain-containing protein, with translation MCVALIGGIDRIGKHYLEEGAHAGVELRVFSQSEVNLVSKLKHVDAMVVFTNKVSHRAKIEAMKAAKANGIPVLLRHSCGVCTLRECLDCFKNNAACAA, from the coding sequence ATGTGTGTTGCACTCATAGGGGGAATTGACCGCATAGGGAAGCATTATCTCGAGGAAGGGGCACATGCGGGGGTCGAACTGAGGGTCTTCAGCCAAAGCGAGGTAAATCTCGTTTCCAAGCTGAAGCACGTCGATGCCATGGTGGTCTTCACCAACAAGGTCTCGCATCGGGCGAAGATCGAGGCGATGAAAGCCGCGAAGGCAAACGGGATCCCGGTCCTGCTGCGACATTCCTGCGGCGTTTGCACCTTGCGCGAGTGCCTCGATTGCTTCAAAAACAACGCTGCCTGCGCAGCCTAA
- a CDS encoding ferritin-like domain-containing protein has product MNDVEAAIKTAIQTEKNAMNFYQIGAEQMKDPEAKRLFEQLAKEEKEHAAQFYREYHGNDIPSFDGFMATPPEYASVWVGSIRKLIGDDFTEERALELAMERESNLESTLRQTASKLTDDAVRAVFERNADETRNHYLTIESEYARIMKMVHESDIDIFVRE; this is encoded by the coding sequence ATGAACGACGTCGAGGCAGCAATAAAGACAGCGATCCAGACTGAAAAGAATGCCATGAACTTCTACCAGATCGGCGCGGAGCAGATGAAAGATCCGGAAGCGAAGCGTCTCTTCGAGCAGCTCGCCAAGGAGGAGAAAGAGCACGCGGCCCAATTCTACAGGGAGTATCACGGCAATGACATCCCCTCCTTCGACGGATTCATGGCAACCCCGCCGGAATACGCTTCCGTATGGGTTGGATCGATCAGGAAGCTGATCGGAGACGACTTCACCGAAGAGCGCGCGCTGGAACTGGCGATGGAAAGGGAATCGAACCTGGAGAGTACGCTGCGGCAGACTGCGTCAAAGCTCACGGATGATGCCGTAAGGGCGGTCTTTGAGCGCAACGCCGATGAGACTCGCAATCACTACCTGACCATCGAGTCGGAGTACGCGAGAATCATGAAGATGGTGCACGAATCGGACATTGATATCTTCGTGCGAGAGTAG
- a CDS encoding SseB family protein, whose product MTELDNALVSLREDMNDAERQSQYYDLFLNATFFVPTMEDDSADADPSAACPLVIEAGGSEYLMLFDSADRLYGWAGSKVPHVEVPGYLLASSTMDQLHWALNVGTDFSKSFLPAEIAWLKEVVEKCEAEAAE is encoded by the coding sequence ATGACCGAACTTGACAACGCCCTCGTCTCCCTGCGTGAGGACATGAACGACGCCGAGAGACAGTCGCAGTACTACGACCTTTTTCTCAACGCCACCTTCTTTGTTCCCACCATGGAGGACGATTCCGCTGACGCCGACCCATCCGCAGCCTGTCCCCTCGTCATCGAAGCCGGCGGCTCCGAATACCTCATGCTCTTTGACTCCGCCGACCGACTCTACGGCTGGGCAGGGTCGAAAGTGCCCCACGTGGAGGTCCCCGGATACCTTCTGGCATCGAGCACCATGGACCAGTTGCACTGGGCGCTGAACGTAGGCACCGACTTTTCCAAAAGCTTCCTCCCCGCAGAGATTGCCTGGCTCAAAGAAGTAGTGGAGAAGTGTGAGGCGGAGGCAGCGGAGTAG
- a CDS encoding THUMP domain-containing protein has translation MNDWNVVVTVYEGGYNHARRVLEPYGPVAKSDFFNVLLMRVEDPRRLLDAITEEAAREPAKLHAIARLMPVLQTFTFQSPMDFEQKARNAVTAWLPSLEGKRFHLRMHRRGFKGKLSTMDEERFLDTYLLEALQMAGMPARISFDNPDVIIALETVGPRAGLSLWTREELQRYQLLHLD, from the coding sequence ATGAATGACTGGAACGTTGTGGTGACGGTCTACGAAGGGGGGTACAACCACGCCCGGAGGGTTCTTGAGCCTTACGGGCCGGTAGCGAAGAGTGATTTTTTCAACGTGCTCCTGATGCGCGTGGAGGACCCGCGGCGCCTCCTCGACGCCATCACGGAGGAGGCTGCGCGGGAACCTGCGAAGTTGCATGCGATCGCACGCCTGATGCCCGTGCTGCAGACCTTCACCTTCCAGTCACCGATGGATTTCGAACAGAAGGCCCGCAACGCGGTGACGGCCTGGTTGCCGTCTCTGGAAGGGAAGAGATTTCACCTGCGGATGCATCGCCGCGGCTTCAAGGGAAAGCTCTCCACGATGGACGAGGAGCGCTTTCTCGACACCTATCTTCTTGAGGCTCTCCAGATGGCGGGGATGCCCGCCCGTATCTCCTTCGACAACCCCGACGTGATCATCGCCCTTGAAACTGTCGGCCCCCGCGCCGGGCTCTCCCTCTGGACCCGCGAGGAACTGCAGCGCTATCAGCTGCTCCATCTAGATTAA
- a CDS encoding M16 family metallopeptidase: MTTPRLPDVQMTTLSNGIRVATQQVNMQGAAIGIRIESSTRNEEPDTGGASHFIEHLLFKGTEKRSADRIMDEFNALGARANAYTSQEEVFYYAVCLASTIPQVFEILADMYVNASFPTKEVDKERGVVLQEISMNFDNPNRFLYNQFHQGYWIGHPVGLPILGTAETISSIARDRLVAHKLINYLANGTIVSVAGNVEHAPIVELAERLLGQLPVGALPSRPSHPAWQPALRQKAHHTRPMEQTQFYMGYPIPPAGSAQRHALAVLNQILGSGMNSRLFREVRERRSLAYSVYSHLQFYSDTGALLIYAATGPERAEEAVKVSHGEIMKLCDEMVGEDTLRDAKEQLRCNRLMALDDCEIQMRRISNNVSILGAPEPIAFSLEALEAVTAEDVRSLAQQLFGTVVPRVESVGPGEGPVLPE, translated from the coding sequence ATGACAACACCGAGGTTACCGGACGTGCAGATGACGACCCTCTCAAACGGCATCCGCGTCGCGACGCAGCAGGTGAACATGCAGGGCGCCGCCATCGGGATCCGCATAGAGAGCAGCACGAGAAACGAGGAGCCCGACACCGGCGGCGCCTCCCACTTCATAGAGCATCTTCTCTTCAAGGGGACGGAAAAGCGCAGTGCAGACAGGATCATGGACGAATTCAACGCCCTCGGCGCGCGTGCCAACGCCTACACGAGCCAGGAGGAAGTCTTCTACTACGCCGTGTGCCTCGCTTCCACCATCCCTCAGGTCTTCGAGATCCTGGCGGACATGTACGTCAACGCGTCCTTTCCCACCAAGGAGGTCGACAAGGAGCGCGGCGTCGTGCTGCAGGAAATCTCCATGAACTTCGACAACCCGAACCGCTTCCTGTACAACCAGTTCCACCAGGGGTACTGGATCGGGCACCCGGTGGGGCTTCCGATCCTTGGCACCGCCGAAACCATAAGCTCCATCGCGCGCGACCGGCTGGTGGCGCACAAGCTCATCAACTACCTTGCCAACGGCACAATCGTGTCGGTGGCGGGAAACGTGGAGCATGCACCGATCGTGGAGCTTGCTGAGCGCCTCCTGGGCCAGCTCCCGGTCGGAGCCCTCCCGTCGCGCCCCTCCCACCCCGCGTGGCAGCCGGCCCTGCGGCAGAAGGCGCATCACACCCGCCCCATGGAGCAGACGCAGTTCTACATGGGATACCCGATTCCCCCTGCCGGGAGCGCGCAGCGTCACGCACTCGCGGTGCTGAACCAGATTCTCGGATCCGGGATGAACTCGAGGCTTTTCCGCGAGGTACGCGAGCGGCGCTCGCTGGCCTACTCGGTGTACTCGCATCTGCAGTTCTACAGCGATACCGGGGCACTCCTGATCTACGCTGCAACCGGCCCTGAGCGCGCGGAGGAGGCGGTGAAGGTCTCCCATGGGGAGATCATGAAGCTGTGCGATGAGATGGTGGGGGAGGATACGCTGCGTGACGCAAAAGAGCAGCTGCGGTGCAACCGGCTGATGGCGCTGGACGACTGCGAGATCCAGATGAGGCGCATCTCCAACAACGTGTCGATACTGGGTGCTCCGGAACCGATAGCGTTTTCTCTCGAGGCACTCGAAGCGGTCACCGCCGAGGACGTCCGCTCCCTCGCACAGCAGCTCTTCGGCACCGTCGTCCCGCGCGTCGAGTCCGTCGGACCGGGGGAAGGGCCGGTATTGCCGGAGTGA
- a CDS encoding PaaI family thioesterase, which translates to MYEDIYEEKIIRGEPLPFQLPGWIACAPFEEYLGMKIEEAREGKALLSMPFQAKLAQGKGLMHGGAITALADTAVAMAIKSLLPEGTHFVTMSLALKFHAPVTGGTVRAVATTSMKDERTIEGVAEVFDENDVKAATFTSLFRVKRGG; encoded by the coding sequence GTGTACGAGGACATCTACGAGGAGAAGATCATCCGGGGGGAGCCGCTCCCCTTCCAACTCCCCGGCTGGATCGCCTGTGCTCCCTTTGAGGAGTACCTCGGCATGAAGATCGAGGAAGCACGGGAGGGGAAGGCGCTTTTGAGCATGCCGTTCCAGGCAAAGCTCGCCCAGGGGAAGGGGCTTATGCATGGCGGAGCTATCACCGCCCTTGCCGACACGGCGGTCGCCATGGCGATAAAGAGTCTACTCCCGGAAGGGACCCACTTCGTCACCATGAGCCTCGCCCTCAAATTTCACGCACCTGTTACCGGCGGCACCGTCCGTGCCGTCGCGACGACGAGCATGAAGGACGAGCGGACGATAGAAGGGGTCGCCGAGGTCTTCGACGAGAACGACGTGAAGGCCGCGACCTTCACTTCACTCTTCAGGGTAAAGCGGGGGGGATGA
- a CDS encoding OBAP family protein — translation MQRRHTLRLAIILLLATLTPAHAEPGKQIPGAEKTTRTKALEAGAKLIQERSPLKAMSMYLNGFHFHSGDMTHQMTAYHYCSGLSEELTQCVLYDGNDKNSRLIGIEYIVSERLFGTLPEEERKLWHSHRYEVKSGTLVAPGIPLAVEHQLMEKIVSTYGKTWHTWESAYDPLPLGIPILMMGFTADGQMKPQVMQERDRLLKVDSAEHKKNRADIPTPKPVPGADAWQNGPAPQVTLTEGRRKRTGDLVVPARKVEAGK, via the coding sequence ATGCAGAGACGACATACACTTCGGCTCGCCATCATACTTTTACTCGCCACCCTCACCCCTGCTCATGCCGAGCCGGGGAAACAGATCCCCGGCGCCGAGAAGACCACAAGGACAAAGGCGCTCGAAGCAGGAGCAAAGCTCATCCAGGAGAGGTCTCCACTGAAGGCGATGAGCATGTACCTGAACGGCTTCCACTTCCATTCCGGCGACATGACCCACCAGATGACCGCGTACCACTACTGCTCGGGGCTGAGCGAAGAACTGACGCAGTGCGTCCTCTATGACGGAAACGACAAGAACTCACGCCTCATCGGCATTGAATACATCGTGAGCGAACGCCTCTTCGGCACCCTGCCGGAGGAGGAGCGAAAGCTCTGGCACAGCCACAGATACGAGGTGAAGTCGGGGACGCTGGTAGCTCCGGGTATACCTCTTGCCGTCGAGCACCAGCTGATGGAGAAGATCGTAAGCACCTACGGAAAGACGTGGCATACCTGGGAGTCGGCGTACGATCCCCTGCCGCTCGGCATACCGATATTGATGATGGGATTTACAGCGGACGGGCAGATGAAGCCGCAGGTTATGCAGGAAAGGGACCGGCTCCTCAAGGTCGACTCTGCGGAGCACAAGAAGAACAGGGCGGACATCCCGACGCCGAAGCCGGTGCCGGGGGCGGACGCGTGGCAGAACGGTCCCGCGCCGCAGGTGACACTTACAGAAGGGAGAAGGAAGCGGACAGGAGATTTAGTCGTTCCTGCCCGGAAGGTGGAAGCCGGCAAATAG
- a CDS encoding PAS domain S-box protein: MRLKEDAHPDIITVAAACHAIAREATVVGLCATVIRLAVEDSGALTGYLLLAEKGELQVTATAVADRERVRVQMESFVPSPTVLPLAAVDFARGSKQKVVIDDTSRPHLFSEDDYFSRKKGGSFACIPIVRDDSTLGVLYLENDRAAGAFDEDRILILEIIAAQSAVALENIYSTERLKGLLDAAPDAMVIVDSDEAIVIVNAQTEHLFGYSREELLGKSMLILMPRRYRDDHTSHVGRYKSAPRYRAMGENGEQLYALRKDGSEFPVDISLSPFYLDDKLLITAAIRDVTERVRADEELKLAEAKYRGIFENSVDGIFYASPQRHLIDVNPALAAMLGYESPAELLAACGDLLHTIEETKKTCTLASVLQDGGHMERFEALISRKNGEVISIVVQVRGVHDETGKLLHHVGVVEDITERKKAEEALRFSEARYRTLYRENPTMIFTVDSSMTIVSANPASARQLGYAVEDMEGQKISFFFHHEDRADIVSQIERCIANPGQVYTWQFRKLCRSGRTLWVEELGQATYDLNGTINVLIVCLDITERLTAERALKESELKYKQLAETLELRVKETVAELRQKDKMLIVQSRQAVMGEMISNIAHQWRQPLNTLGLLAQEMHYYYAPEKGTKEGADVNFHKTMEIINHMSKTIDDFRNFFRPEKEKVYFRVSESIEKALNLLEGSLKVSLIKVEVNKASDPEVEGFPNEFSQVLMNILINARDAFASVRVPDPTITIDVFEEGGKAVVTITDNAGGIPGWVLEKIFEPYFTTKGPDKGTGVGLFMCKTIVEKSMNGTLSARNVEGGAQFRIEF; encoded by the coding sequence GTGCGCTTAAAAGAGGACGCACACCCGGATATCATCACTGTCGCAGCGGCGTGCCACGCCATCGCCAGGGAGGCGACAGTCGTCGGGCTCTGTGCCACCGTCATCAGGCTCGCGGTCGAAGATTCCGGCGCGCTGACCGGCTACCTTCTGCTCGCGGAGAAGGGTGAGTTGCAGGTAACGGCAACAGCTGTTGCCGATCGGGAAAGGGTCCGCGTTCAGATGGAGAGTTTCGTCCCCTCCCCCACCGTCTTGCCGCTTGCGGCGGTGGACTTTGCGAGGGGATCGAAGCAGAAGGTCGTGATCGATGACACCTCCCGTCCCCACCTTTTTTCCGAAGATGACTATTTCTCCAGAAAAAAGGGGGGCTCCTTTGCCTGCATCCCGATCGTGAGGGATGACTCCACCCTCGGCGTGCTCTACCTGGAAAATGACCGTGCAGCTGGGGCCTTCGATGAAGATCGCATCCTTATCCTCGAGATCATCGCCGCCCAGAGTGCGGTAGCGCTGGAGAACATCTACAGCACCGAGAGGTTGAAAGGGCTGCTGGATGCCGCGCCGGACGCCATGGTCATCGTCGACAGCGATGAGGCGATCGTCATTGTAAATGCACAGACAGAGCACCTTTTCGGCTACAGCAGGGAGGAGTTGCTCGGCAAATCGATGCTTATTCTCATGCCGCGGCGCTACCGCGATGATCATACCTCTCACGTCGGGCGCTACAAAAGTGCGCCGCGATATCGCGCCATGGGAGAAAACGGTGAACAGCTGTACGCCCTGCGCAAGGACGGCAGCGAGTTCCCGGTCGATATAAGCCTCAGCCCCTTTTATCTTGACGACAAACTCCTTATTACCGCGGCGATCCGCGACGTGACGGAGCGCGTACGCGCAGACGAGGAACTGAAGCTCGCAGAGGCGAAGTACCGCGGCATCTTTGAAAACTCCGTCGACGGCATCTTCTATGCCTCGCCACAGAGGCATCTCATCGACGTCAACCCCGCCCTCGCCGCCATGCTGGGATATGAATCTCCTGCGGAGCTTCTCGCCGCCTGCGGCGACCTTCTGCATACCATAGAGGAGACGAAGAAAACCTGCACCCTTGCATCCGTGCTTCAGGATGGGGGGCACATGGAGAGGTTCGAGGCGCTGATATCGCGCAAAAACGGCGAAGTCATCAGCATCGTCGTGCAGGTGCGCGGCGTGCACGACGAGACCGGAAAGCTCCTGCATCACGTAGGTGTAGTTGAGGACATAACGGAGCGGAAGAAGGCGGAGGAGGCGCTGCGCTTCAGCGAGGCCCGCTACAGGACGCTGTACCGCGAAAACCCCACCATGATATTCACCGTCGACTCCAGCATGACCATCGTGTCGGCGAATCCCGCCTCCGCACGGCAGCTGGGGTACGCGGTCGAGGACATGGAAGGGCAGAAGATTTCCTTCTTCTTCCATCACGAAGATCGCGCCGACATCGTCAGCCAGATCGAGCGGTGCATCGCCAACCCGGGGCAGGTGTACACATGGCAGTTTCGGAAGCTCTGCAGAAGCGGGAGGACCTTGTGGGTCGAGGAACTGGGGCAGGCAACCTACGACCTCAACGGCACCATCAATGTCCTCATCGTCTGCCTCGACATAACCGAGCGCCTCACGGCGGAACGCGCGCTCAAGGAGAGCGAGCTAAAGTACAAGCAGCTTGCGGAGACGCTGGAACTGCGCGTGAAGGAGACGGTGGCCGAGTTGCGCCAGAAGGACAAGATGCTGATCGTCCAGAGCAGGCAGGCGGTCATGGGAGAGATGATAAGCAACATCGCGCACCAGTGGCGCCAGCCCCTGAACACGCTCGGACTCCTTGCCCAGGAGATGCACTATTACTACGCCCCGGAGAAGGGAACGAAAGAGGGGGCGGACGTAAACTTCCACAAGACGATGGAGATCATCAACCACATGTCCAAGACGATCGATGATTTCCGGAACTTCTTCAGGCCGGAGAAGGAAAAGGTCTACTTCAGGGTCTCCGAGAGCATCGAGAAGGCGCTGAACCTCCTGGAGGGGAGCCTCAAGGTGTCCCTGATAAAGGTCGAGGTGAACAAGGCGTCCGATCCTGAGGTGGAGGGATTTCCGAACGAGTTCTCCCAGGTGCTGATGAACATACTCATAAACGCACGGGATGCCTTCGCCTCCGTCAGGGTCCCCGATCCCACCATCACCATCGACGTTTTCGAGGAGGGGGGAAAGGCGGTCGTTACCATCACGGACAATGCGGGGGGCATTCCGGGGTGGGTCCTCGAGAAGATCTTCGAACCGTACTTCACCACCAAAGGGCCAGACAAGGGAACAGGTGTCGGCCTCTTCATGTGCAAGACCATCGTGGAGAAGAGCATGAACGGCACGCTGAGCGCCAGGAACGTGGAGGGCGGCGCCCAGTTCAGGATCGAATTCTGA
- a CDS encoding 4a-hydroxytetrahydrobiopterin dehydratase: protein MGNEVCDLSQKHCTPCEEGGAPLGLEEAQRLLSKLSGWELGEKGISKKYDFKNYYQTIAFVNAIAWIAHAEGHHPDLEVSYRSCLVRYTTHAVRGLSENDFICAARVDALFGKEA, encoded by the coding sequence GTGGGAAATGAAGTGTGCGATCTCTCGCAGAAGCACTGCACTCCATGCGAAGAAGGTGGGGCGCCCCTGGGGCTCGAGGAGGCGCAGCGCCTCCTTTCGAAACTTTCCGGATGGGAGTTGGGGGAGAAGGGCATTTCCAAGAAATACGACTTCAAGAACTACTACCAGACCATCGCCTTTGTGAATGCGATTGCCTGGATCGCGCACGCCGAGGGGCATCACCCGGACCTGGAGGTCTCGTATCGCTCATGCCTGGTCCGCTACACCACCCATGCGGTGAGGGGGCTCTCGGAAAACGACTTCATCTGCGCGGCGCGGGTGGACGCGCTCTTTGGCAAAGAGGCCTGA